The DNA region ACGGCACGCGACGCAGGCGCATGGCCACACCGCGCGCGATCGAATAACGGCGCTCCAACAGCAACAGATCGCCCGGCGGCAGAACGGTGCAATCGCTGACGTCGAATTCGTCGCTGCGCTTGACCGAGAAGCGTTCTGTCGCGGCGCCCTTAAGCACAAAGGCACGCAGATTGCCGTCGGCATCGAGGCTTTCCTCGGTGACCGCGATCAACTCGTCCGCATGCGGCGCGCCGTGCGGCGGCACTGCCAGGCATTCGAGGCTCTTGTTGTTGGTGAAAGTCTTGAAGTCGGCCGGCACCTTCATGACCTCGCCGCGCGCCTTCAGCCCGTCGCGGCGATAATTGAAGCGGACTATCTGCTCGACGCGTTCGATGCCGACATAGAGCATGCCGTCGCGCTCGGCGAGAGACTCGCTGTCGAACCATTTATGGGCGGCGAGCGGCGTGCCGTCGGCGCCGAGAATAGGAGCGAGCTCGGCATCGGCAATGCCGGCGGGCTTGCCGTTGCTGTCGTAGACGATGCGGCCGCGCAGCCAGGAGCCGCGATCGGTAACGGCGATAAAATGAGCGCCGTCCGGCTCCATATGGAGGCCCGAAATCCCGCCAAACGCCGGATGTTTGGATGTCAGCGCCAAGCCGCCGCGAAACATCAGCGCGCCGAAGCGCAATTGCGCCGGATCGCGCGTGTCGAACGACGTGATCGGCGTCGCCTCGACGGTGATGGCGACCGGCTCGAGTGCATAACGCTGGAGCTGGCCCCAGGCGAGGCTCGCCGCCACCGCGACGAAAACGACGAGCGAGAAACCGGCGATCAGGCCGCGGCGGCGCGTCAGCTTCAAGCCACGCGTCTCCGCCGTGACGTGCCGGCGCGCTCGGCCTGCGCGTGTTCTTCGAACAGTTCGGCGAGCTTCTCGGTCATCGCACCGCCAAGCTCCTCGGCATCGACGATGGTGACGGCGCGGCGATAGTAACGCGTGACGTCATGACCGATGCCGATGGCGATCAGCTCGACCGGCGAGCGGGTCTCGATCTCCTCGATCACCCAGCGCAGATGGCGCTCAAGATAATTGCCGGGGTTGACCGACAGCGTCGAGTCATCGACCGGCGCACCGTCCGAGATCATCATCAGAATCTTGCGCTGCTCGGGCCGCGCCAAGAGGCGCTTGTGCGCCCAATCGAGCGCCTCGCCGTCGATGTTCTCCTTGAGGAGCCCTTCGCGCATCATCAAGCCGAGGTTCTTGCGCGCGCGCCGCCAGGGCGCATCCGCGGCCTTGTAGATGATGTGGCGCAGGTCGTTGAGGCGGCCGGGATTGGCCGGCTTGCCCGCGGACAGCCAGTGCTCGCGCGATTGCCCGCCCTTCCAGGCACGCGTGGTGAAGCCGAGGATCTCGACCTTCACGCCGCATCGCTCGAGCGTGCGGGCGAGGATGTCGGCGCAAGTCGCCGCAACCGTGATCGGACGCCCGCGCATCGAGCCGGAATTGTCGAGCAGCAGCGTCACCACCGTGTCGCGGAATTGCGTGTCCTTCTCCCATTTGAAGGACAAGGGGTGCATCGGATCCATGACG from Pseudolabrys taiwanensis includes:
- a CDS encoding esterase-like activity of phytase family protein; the protein is MKLTRRRGLIAGFSLVVFVAVAASLAWGQLQRYALEPVAITVEATPITSFDTRDPAQLRFGALMFRGGLALTSKHPAFGGISGLHMEPDGAHFIAVTDRGSWLRGRIVYDSNGKPAGIADAELAPILGADGTPLAAHKWFDSESLAERDGMLYVGIERVEQIVRFNYRRDGLKARGEVMKVPADFKTFTNNKSLECLAVPPHGAPHADELIAVTEESLDADGNLRAFVLKGAATERFSVKRSDEFDVSDCTVLPPGDLLLLERRYSIARGVAMRLRRVPLAAIKEGAVVDGQALIQADLAYQIDNMEGVGIHRTPQGETVLTLVSDDNFAPIQRNLLLQFTLAE